In Verrucomicrobiota bacterium, a genomic segment contains:
- a CDS encoding PSD1 and planctomycete cytochrome C domain-containing protein: MKRSSITALIAFIPCFLFSKKASIDYSRDILPILSHNCFECHGPDEAAREANLRLDNSDGAYANLVGAVAIAPGDPEGSELVYRINTKDGDERMPPKDSKKSLTGEEKKLLQAWIKEGAEYDEHWAFLKPEKRTLPNRSKHPIDAFVLDRLKKEGLKPSEPADPYTLVRRIFLDLIGLPPTPQEIDTFVRSHKKNEGKAVDNLIDDLMQKPAFGEKWARHWLDVARYADSNGFEKDKPRDQWIYRDWVINALNDDLPYDQFLIEQLAGDLLPNPTQEQIIATGFMRNGMINEEGAIIPEEFRLAGIVDRMDTFGKAAIGLTLQCAQCHSHKFDPISHDEYYGLFAFFNETHEAKSWVYSDKQLEKIDSIRRQVEELEQSIRDQIPTWKQDLDAWKQTQIENASNWKVWDSSLQDWNGGLNHPTELQDHSILTLGHPSVSGFSITEGPANLPRVSGMRIEALTHGDQPFQGPGRSYWGTFAISEVELFLKKPGDEDWNAVELKSASADFETEVSPLKNYFKHEGLDPNKERTIGPAGYLVDGDKKTAWAPDRGPIIRHAESVAVITFKEALEIPEGSHFKVQLVQNHGGSGNGRENQMLGRYRFSFSDDADPLAPSYHHAATLALEKHEDDLTTKDANALFRAWIGSIDELKETVAKIAKLEASYPEAITSVLHTTDTPPELARTTHLLDRGAWDKPKQQIARTTPAILPALSSNNPSRLDLALWVTDKNSPTTARVQVNRIWQACFGNGLVATPEDLGNRTPKPEYLDVLDWLAVDFMENDWSQKKLIKTILTSKTYQQSSIISKEHLEKDLRNTFLARGPRFRTEAEVLRDVALAASGLLTQKIGGESIFPPVPDSVIKYNYVVPDYWYAATDENRYRRSLYMFKKRSMPDPVLTSFDAPNGDVSCTSRVRSNSPLSALTSLNETIFVESSQALAQRILKEGGNRDEERVNYAYLLTTGRPATDWETREILNLIESQQERLAEGWLGVREIAFKDTDNIPELPEGVTPRDAASWTIASRVLLNLDETLTKN; the protein is encoded by the coding sequence ATGAAACGCAGCAGCATTACTGCACTTATCGCATTTATCCCCTGTTTTCTTTTTTCCAAGAAAGCATCCATTGACTATAGCCGGGACATCCTGCCTATCCTTTCGCACAACTGCTTCGAATGCCATGGACCCGATGAAGCGGCCCGCGAGGCAAATCTGAGATTGGACAACTCTGACGGTGCTTATGCAAATCTCGTTGGCGCAGTAGCTATCGCACCGGGAGATCCTGAGGGCAGCGAACTCGTATATCGGATTAATACGAAGGATGGAGACGAACGAATGCCTCCCAAAGACTCAAAGAAATCGTTAACCGGAGAAGAAAAAAAACTTCTGCAAGCCTGGATAAAAGAAGGAGCAGAATACGACGAGCACTGGGCATTTCTGAAACCAGAAAAAAGGACGCTTCCCAATCGCTCTAAACACCCCATAGACGCTTTCGTTTTAGACAGACTTAAGAAGGAAGGCTTAAAACCGTCCGAGCCAGCGGATCCTTATACTTTGGTGCGACGAATCTTTTTGGACCTCATCGGCCTTCCGCCCACTCCTCAAGAAATCGACACCTTTGTGCGAAGCCACAAAAAGAATGAAGGGAAAGCGGTTGATAATTTAATCGACGATTTGATGCAAAAACCCGCCTTCGGAGAAAAGTGGGCAAGACATTGGTTGGATGTCGCGCGGTATGCGGATTCAAACGGTTTTGAAAAAGATAAGCCTCGGGATCAATGGATCTATCGGGACTGGGTAATCAACGCCCTCAACGACGACCTGCCCTATGATCAGTTTTTGATCGAGCAACTAGCTGGCGACCTACTCCCAAACCCCACCCAGGAACAAATCATCGCAACGGGATTTATGCGTAACGGAATGATCAATGAGGAAGGCGCGATTATCCCTGAAGAATTTCGTCTCGCCGGAATAGTTGATCGTATGGACACATTTGGAAAGGCAGCCATCGGCCTCACACTTCAATGCGCTCAATGTCACTCGCACAAATTCGACCCCATCTCTCATGACGAGTACTACGGCCTATTTGCTTTCTTCAACGAAACACATGAAGCCAAATCCTGGGTCTACAGCGACAAGCAACTGGAAAAAATTGATTCCATTCGCCGGCAAGTAGAAGAGCTGGAGCAAAGCATTCGTGACCAAATCCCAACCTGGAAGCAGGACCTGGACGCCTGGAAACAGACCCAAATTGAGAACGCCTCCAATTGGAAAGTGTGGGACTCCAGCTTACAGGATTGGAATGGCGGGTTAAACCACCCGACCGAGCTCCAAGACCACAGCATCCTCACTTTGGGACACCCCTCAGTTTCTGGATTTTCCATTACTGAGGGACCGGCGAACTTGCCACGGGTCAGCGGAATGCGCATTGAAGCTCTTACCCATGGAGACCAGCCTTTCCAGGGACCTGGCCGCAGCTACTGGGGTACTTTCGCCATCTCGGAGGTGGAGTTGTTTCTTAAAAAACCAGGCGATGAAGATTGGAACGCCGTCGAATTGAAATCGGCATCGGCGGACTTTGAAACGGAAGTTTCTCCGTTGAAGAACTATTTTAAACACGAGGGGCTGGATCCGAATAAGGAAAGAACCATTGGCCCGGCCGGTTACCTGGTTGATGGCGACAAGAAAACTGCCTGGGCGCCAGACCGTGGACCTATCATCAGGCACGCCGAATCCGTAGCTGTGATCACGTTCAAGGAAGCGTTGGAGATTCCTGAGGGCAGTCATTTCAAAGTTCAACTCGTTCAAAACCATGGCGGTTCTGGCAATGGTAGGGAAAACCAAATGCTGGGACGCTATCGTTTTTCTTTTAGCGACGACGCCGACCCGTTGGCCCCCAGCTACCATCATGCGGCAACCCTCGCACTAGAGAAACATGAAGATGACTTAACTACGAAGGATGCCAATGCCCTATTCCGAGCGTGGATCGGATCGATCGATGAGTTGAAAGAAACGGTAGCTAAAATTGCCAAACTCGAAGCAAGCTACCCTGAGGCAATAACCAGCGTGCTTCATACCACAGATACACCCCCGGAACTTGCCAGGACAACTCATCTACTGGATCGAGGGGCTTGGGATAAACCAAAACAACAAATTGCCAGAACTACACCTGCCATCCTTCCTGCGCTTTCTTCAAATAATCCATCCCGGCTCGACCTGGCACTTTGGGTAACAGACAAAAACTCGCCAACCACTGCCCGCGTTCAAGTCAACCGAATCTGGCAGGCATGTTTCGGAAACGGACTTGTCGCAACGCCCGAAGACTTGGGAAACCGGACACCGAAGCCTGAGTATCTGGATGTTCTGGATTGGCTCGCAGTTGACTTTATGGAAAACGACTGGAGCCAGAAAAAACTGATTAAGACAATTCTCACCAGCAAGACCTATCAACAAAGTTCAATCATTTCAAAAGAGCATCTTGAAAAGGATCTTCGGAATACCTTCCTGGCTCGTGGACCCCGTTTTCGCACTGAAGCGGAAGTGTTGCGCGATGTGGCCTTGGCGGCCTCGGGACTGCTGACTCAAAAAATTGGCGGAGAAAGTATTTTCCCGCCCGTACCTGATTCGGTTATTAAATACAACTATGTGGTGCCAGATTATTGGTACGCCGCCACGGATGAAAACAGATACCGACGATCCTTATACATGTTTAAAAAACGTTCGATGCCAGATCCGGTGCTCACCTCATTTGATGCTCCCAATGGTGATGTATCCTGCACAAGTCGGGTAAGATCCAATTCTCCGCTATCTGCCCTCACCTCCTTAAATGAAACCATTTTTGTTGAATCCTCTCAGGCGTTGGCCCAACGAATATTAAAAGAAGGCGGAAATAGAGATGAGGAACGAGTGAACTATGCTTACCTGCTAACCACCGGACGACCAGCCACTGATTGGGAGACCCGGGAAATCCTGAATCTTATCGAATCACAACAAGAACGACTGGCCGAGGGCTGGCTTGGCGTTCGAGAAATAGCTTTTAAGGATACGGACAACATTCCGGAGTTGCCCGAGGGCGTGACTCCTCGCGATGCGGCTTCGTGGACTATTGCTTCTCGTGTCCTTCTAAACCTGGATGAAACGCTGACAAAGAATTAG
- a CDS encoding alpha/beta hydrolase produces MKHFLPIFMFLVTGLYTFAVDKNPDLNSLTGPIRFDFDDKGLFSKMLLISGSKPSTFNIWPGTAPGEIKELPPEADTTNSDSKKIAGKRLIRLGNVSTPQITIFKPEPAIDTGTSVIIAPGGGFNILAYDLEGTEVAEWLNTIGVTGIVLKYRVPARNVNNRWKSAVQDAQRTVSLVRAEAERIGIEPNKIGLMGFSAGAMSSGLTALLNERQYPPIDGYDQVSFKPDFVGIIYLGSFIHNEPGVEISPDLPPFFMAVAHDDRDRAIASALSSTSNSKRPRFPQNFTSTKVVVMAMAYDLPTNPSLAGIMPWPVG; encoded by the coding sequence ATGAAACATTTCCTCCCTATCTTCATGTTCCTGGTTACAGGGCTCTACACGTTTGCAGTGGACAAAAATCCAGACCTGAATTCCTTGACCGGACCCATTCGATTCGATTTTGACGACAAGGGTCTTTTTTCCAAGATGCTGCTAATCAGTGGTTCGAAACCTTCGACATTCAACATCTGGCCAGGTACAGCACCGGGTGAAATCAAGGAACTGCCCCCTGAAGCAGATACCACCAATTCAGATAGCAAAAAAATCGCAGGTAAAAGGCTCATAAGGCTAGGCAACGTATCTACTCCACAGATCACCATTTTCAAACCCGAACCGGCCATTGACACAGGAACATCCGTCATCATCGCTCCGGGTGGAGGTTTCAATATTCTTGCATACGACCTCGAAGGCACTGAGGTAGCCGAATGGCTAAACACTATTGGCGTAACTGGCATCGTACTCAAATACCGAGTACCGGCACGTAATGTAAATAACCGTTGGAAATCTGCCGTGCAGGATGCTCAAAGAACGGTTAGTCTTGTTCGAGCCGAAGCAGAGCGCATTGGCATCGAGCCGAATAAAATTGGTCTGATGGGATTTTCCGCAGGTGCTATGTCATCTGGATTAACGGCTCTTTTAAATGAGCGACAATACCCACCGATCGATGGGTACGATCAAGTCTCCTTTAAACCTGATTTCGTTGGCATTATTTATTTGGGCAGTTTTATTCACAATGAACCTGGAGTTGAAATTAGCCCGGATCTACCGCCATTCTTCATGGCTGTGGCCCACGATGACAGAGACCGAGCCATTGCAAGTGCGCTCAGCTCTACATCGAACTCAAAAAGGCCCAGGTTCCCGCAGAACTTCACATCTACGAAAGTGGTGGTCATGGCTATGGCCTACGACCTACCGACAAACCCGTCACTGGCTGGAATCATGCCATGGCCGGTTGGATGA
- a CDS encoding c-type cytochrome, with product MDLEKDGVFDQTVQILELDASGEHGPHSIVIGPKGESLYMICGNNTPVPEMIQTRKTVSTTGIDHLMPPGFKNTEFTDAAWVVKMDPDGSNLEVVASGLRNPFDLAFNEAGDLFTFDSDMEFDLGSPFYRPTRICHIVSGAEFGWRANAGKWPDYYEDSVAPVVNIGPGSPTGLIFGYDTAFPGKYQKALFALDWTYATVYAVHLENKGASYEATFETFLSGTGLPLTDVLVGNDGALYVSVGGRKLGSAIYRIWYAGPDQDSFVDSYVPEVTWNPRELRISLESYHGKESPKVVDRVWPYLGNEDRAIRYAARIALESQPSRSWRDRVFSENQLQIRLPALLALARQGNEGDVLNVLDSVGDIDLAGLSEEGLLVALRILEVCFGKGRSELREEGRELLGSLRNLLPHDSIRVNRELSRVLCYLGDSSSIDALLNLMEQDDGEKTIPGSELIERNFRYGSRVLDMLEAAPLKERMHHAQMLNWITTGWTLAQRQRYFGLVIEAINTSKGGKGYKFYWEQILETAQHALSDKESEKLAILWEGLKADEPLPVPQGPGRIWELDYIAKCLEKGFGERDFQNGKTMFAAASCFNCHIMGGEGGSLGPNLTGVGQRFTVNDLLESIIHPSRTISDQYQMITLHLKGGDSVSGRILSKDSSKTLIATNVLKPMQSRVIENSDILSSVALPVSTMPPGLLDNLNEEEVLDLIVFLVSDGQKDHPLYRPN from the coding sequence TTGGACCTGGAAAAAGACGGCGTATTTGATCAAACGGTACAGATTCTTGAATTGGATGCTTCGGGTGAGCACGGCCCTCACAGCATTGTGATCGGTCCAAAGGGTGAATCGTTATACATGATCTGCGGCAATAATACGCCTGTTCCCGAAATGATCCAAACCAGGAAAACGGTATCAACCACCGGCATTGATCATTTGATGCCTCCCGGTTTTAAGAACACCGAATTTACGGATGCAGCCTGGGTGGTTAAGATGGATCCCGACGGATCGAACCTGGAGGTCGTCGCCAGCGGTTTGAGGAATCCGTTTGATTTGGCGTTTAACGAAGCAGGCGATCTTTTTACTTTCGATTCCGATATGGAATTCGATTTGGGTTCGCCGTTTTACCGGCCAACGAGGATTTGTCATATCGTTAGCGGTGCGGAGTTTGGGTGGCGGGCGAATGCTGGCAAATGGCCCGACTATTATGAAGATAGTGTGGCTCCAGTAGTAAACATAGGTCCTGGATCGCCAACGGGATTAATCTTTGGTTATGATACAGCCTTCCCAGGGAAGTACCAAAAAGCTTTGTTTGCGTTGGATTGGACCTACGCGACGGTCTACGCAGTTCATTTGGAAAATAAGGGAGCTAGCTACGAAGCTACTTTCGAAACATTTTTAAGTGGCACGGGACTACCCTTGACCGATGTGTTGGTGGGGAATGATGGTGCCCTTTATGTGAGTGTCGGGGGCAGAAAACTGGGGTCGGCAATTTATCGCATTTGGTATGCAGGTCCTGATCAGGATTCTTTTGTTGATTCCTATGTTCCTGAAGTAACCTGGAACCCGCGAGAGCTTCGAATTTCTTTGGAAAGCTATCACGGCAAGGAAAGCCCGAAAGTGGTCGATCGAGTTTGGCCTTACCTCGGAAATGAAGATCGAGCTATTCGATACGCTGCCCGAATAGCTCTGGAATCTCAACCAAGCAGAAGTTGGCGTGATAGAGTATTCTCTGAGAATCAATTACAGATCAGGTTGCCAGCACTTCTGGCTCTTGCACGGCAAGGAAATGAGGGTGATGTATTGAATGTCCTGGATTCTGTTGGAGACATTGATCTTGCCGGACTTTCGGAAGAAGGACTTCTCGTGGCCCTTCGCATTCTTGAAGTTTGTTTTGGGAAAGGAAGAAGTGAGCTCCGTGAGGAAGGTCGCGAACTTTTGGGATCGCTAAGAAATTTGCTTCCTCACGATTCCATCCGCGTGAATCGGGAATTGTCACGTGTCTTATGCTATCTGGGCGACAGTAGCTCTATTGACGCTTTACTTAATCTCATGGAACAGGATGACGGTGAGAAAACTATCCCCGGATCAGAGCTTATAGAGCGGAACTTTCGATACGGTTCTCGCGTCTTGGATATGCTCGAAGCCGCACCTTTGAAAGAGCGGATGCATCATGCTCAGATGTTAAACTGGATCACCACTGGTTGGACCTTGGCCCAACGGCAACGGTACTTCGGTTTGGTTATTGAAGCTATTAACACTTCGAAAGGAGGAAAGGGTTACAAGTTCTATTGGGAACAGATTCTCGAGACAGCCCAGCATGCATTGTCTGATAAAGAATCTGAAAAATTGGCAATACTTTGGGAGGGATTAAAAGCAGATGAACCCCTTCCGGTGCCTCAAGGTCCAGGACGAATCTGGGAGTTGGATTATATCGCAAAGTGCCTTGAAAAAGGATTTGGCGAACGCGACTTTCAAAATGGAAAAACGATGTTTGCAGCAGCGAGTTGCTTCAATTGTCATATTATGGGAGGCGAGGGTGGCAGCCTTGGCCCCAACCTCACTGGCGTGGGTCAAAGGTTTACTGTGAATGATCTGCTTGAATCCATTATTCATCCGAGCAGGACGATCTCTGATCAGTATCAAATGATCACCTTACACCTTAAAGGAGGCGATTCAGTATCAGGTCGTATTCTGTCAAAAGATTCATCAAAAACTTTGATCGCAACCAATGTTTTAAAACCGATGCAATCGCGGGTGATTGAAAATTCGGATATATTAAGTTCAGTCGCATTGCCCGTATCGACGATGCCACCTGGTCTTCTTGACAACTTGAACGAAGAAGAAGTTCTGGATCTTATCGTTTTTCTTGTCTCCGACGGTCAGAAGGACCATCCGCTATATCGTCCCAATTGA
- a CDS encoding DUF1501 domain-containing protein, whose product MSADKGFQHLPHSLPTRNRREFIRDAFCGFGGLALSSMLHAEQKRNSSSINPLSPKTPHFQPKAKSVIFLFMSGGPSHMETFDPKPLLNKLHGQKRPAEFGKAEYQFVQPDAKLLGTKRTFKQYGESGIEVSDLFPHTATCVDDLAIIRSCYGDSVVHSAAEYELFTGRLTPGAPSMGSWITYGLGSESDSLPSYVVMPDPQGALPAGQPMYTQGYLPAIYQPTMFRPGENPVLNLDLPKGVSLKDRKATLDFINNLNESNLHQEDHEFSARINSYDLAFKMQTEAPEVLDLSNESQETLDLYGIGKEPTNDYGRRCLMARKLVEQGVRFTTVVSGGGTGNLMWDAHDDIEENHLRMAAHTDLPVAGLLKDLKRRGLLYDTLIVWGGEFGRSPEAQSGVGRDHHNLGFTMWMAGGGIKGGQVVGATDEIGLRAIEKPYHFRDIHNTILHQLGIDQNQLTYPHLGRDERLTFLEGKLIEDII is encoded by the coding sequence ATGTCCGCTGACAAAGGATTCCAACATTTACCTCACAGTCTGCCTACCAGAAACAGGCGCGAATTTATTCGAGATGCTTTTTGTGGATTTGGGGGGCTTGCTTTGTCGTCGATGTTGCACGCCGAGCAGAAAAGAAATTCGTCATCGATCAATCCCCTATCACCAAAGACGCCTCATTTTCAGCCCAAAGCAAAGTCCGTCATTTTTCTCTTTATGTCCGGTGGTCCCAGTCACATGGAGACCTTCGATCCCAAACCACTGCTAAACAAACTTCACGGCCAGAAACGCCCGGCAGAATTTGGAAAAGCAGAATACCAGTTCGTTCAACCTGACGCCAAGTTGCTGGGAACGAAACGCACGTTCAAACAATATGGAGAAAGCGGCATTGAGGTTTCCGATCTCTTTCCACATACCGCCACCTGTGTGGACGACCTGGCCATCATTCGATCCTGCTACGGAGACAGCGTGGTTCACTCGGCCGCAGAATATGAGCTGTTCACCGGCCGCCTGACTCCAGGAGCACCCAGCATGGGTTCATGGATTACCTACGGTTTGGGTTCCGAATCAGATTCTCTCCCAAGCTACGTGGTCATGCCCGATCCCCAAGGTGCCCTACCCGCGGGTCAACCCATGTACACGCAAGGGTATCTTCCAGCCATTTACCAACCAACCATGTTTCGCCCAGGAGAAAATCCCGTGCTCAATCTCGATTTACCAAAGGGAGTGTCTCTAAAGGATAGAAAGGCCACGCTGGATTTCATAAACAATTTGAATGAGTCCAACCTTCATCAGGAAGATCACGAATTCTCTGCACGAATTAACTCCTATGACCTGGCCTTTAAGATGCAGACCGAAGCACCCGAGGTTTTAGACCTTTCGAACGAATCTCAGGAAACACTCGACCTTTACGGAATCGGTAAGGAACCCACTAACGATTACGGCCGACGCTGCCTGATGGCTCGAAAACTGGTCGAGCAAGGCGTTCGCTTTACAACCGTCGTATCGGGTGGAGGCACCGGAAACCTCATGTGGGATGCGCATGACGACATCGAGGAAAATCACCTTCGCATGGCAGCACATACTGATCTTCCAGTTGCCGGACTTTTAAAAGATCTGAAGCGGCGTGGCTTGCTTTATGACACCCTGATTGTTTGGGGTGGAGAATTCGGACGCTCGCCAGAAGCTCAATCCGGAGTCGGTCGCGATCATCACAATCTGGGATTTACCATGTGGATGGCCGGTGGGGGGATAAAAGGCGGACAAGTTGTGGGAGCAACGGACGAAATCGGCCTGCGAGCCATCGAAAAACCCTACCATTTCCGGGATATCCACAACACCATACTTCATCAACTCGGGATAGATCAGAATCAACTGACCTACCCGCATCTGGGTCGCGACGAACGCCTCACTTTCCTGGAAGGGAAATTGATCGAAGACATCATTTAA
- a CDS encoding DUF1501 domain-containing protein, whose product MKNEIRQESATIHTRRWFLRNCGVGMAGLALNSLMMRDGFAASAKDSLAPRAPHFEPTAKRVIYIFQAGGPSHIDLFDHKPELMKRDGQLPPSDLLKDYRAAFIHPNSALYGTEFNFSRQGECGFEISELLPHIGKHVDDICFIRSMHTDAVNHAPAQIFMSTGHQQFGRPSLGAWSLYGLGSETEDLPGYVVLTSAKGTSGGASNYGCGFLPTIYNGVPFRGNGDPILYLSNPKGYDQNAQRASLDTLKRLNQRTLDTIADPETAARIQSYETAYRLQTSAPELMDLGQESQATLDAYMIKDPKKSDFARNCLLARRLLERDVRFVQLFHEAWDQHGDIVKGHTDNCADTDQPVAALLQDLKDRDMLKDTLVVWGGEFGRTPMTQNQGKNNGRDHHNKAFTMWLAGGGVKGGYTHGATDEFGFNITENPVHVHDLNATLLHILGFDHEKLTYRFQGRDFRLTDVHGNVVHDILA is encoded by the coding sequence ATGAAAAACGAAATACGACAAGAAAGTGCAACTATCCATACCCGCCGTTGGTTTCTTAGAAACTGTGGAGTAGGCATGGCAGGCTTGGCTCTGAACTCGCTTATGATGCGCGACGGTTTCGCAGCATCCGCGAAAGACTCCCTGGCTCCACGTGCGCCACACTTTGAACCTACAGCAAAACGCGTAATCTATATTTTCCAGGCAGGCGGTCCCAGCCACATCGATTTGTTTGATCACAAACCAGAGTTGATGAAGCGAGACGGCCAGCTACCTCCTTCCGATTTACTCAAAGATTATCGAGCGGCATTCATACACCCAAACTCCGCTCTCTATGGAACCGAATTTAATTTTAGTCGACAGGGAGAATGTGGTTTCGAAATCAGTGAACTGCTTCCGCATATCGGCAAGCATGTCGACGACATCTGCTTTATTCGCTCCATGCATACCGATGCGGTAAATCACGCTCCGGCGCAGATTTTCATGAGCACCGGTCACCAGCAGTTTGGTCGACCCAGCCTGGGCGCATGGAGTTTGTATGGTTTGGGAAGCGAAACCGAAGACCTTCCAGGTTATGTTGTTTTAACCAGCGCAAAAGGAACGAGCGGCGGTGCCAGCAACTACGGGTGCGGGTTCCTACCGACCATTTACAATGGTGTTCCTTTTCGTGGAAACGGGGATCCTATACTCTACCTGTCAAACCCCAAAGGGTATGATCAAAATGCTCAACGCGCCTCGTTGGATACCTTGAAACGGCTCAACCAAAGAACCCTGGATACAATTGCCGATCCAGAAACGGCTGCCCGTATTCAGTCCTACGAAACGGCCTACCGTTTGCAGACAAGCGCTCCTGAGTTGATGGACCTGGGCCAGGAATCCCAAGCGACCCTGGATGCATACATGATTAAAGATCCGAAAAAATCTGACTTTGCACGTAACTGTCTACTTGCCCGAAGACTACTCGAGCGCGACGTTCGATTTGTTCAACTATTCCACGAGGCCTGGGATCAACATGGGGACATAGTAAAAGGACACACAGATAACTGTGCAGATACCGATCAACCGGTAGCAGCTCTCCTTCAGGATTTAAAAGACCGCGATATGTTGAAGGACACCCTGGTTGTTTGGGGAGGCGAATTCGGTCGAACTCCGATGACCCAAAACCAAGGTAAGAACAATGGACGGGATCACCACAATAAAGCATTTACCATGTGGTTGGCAGGAGGCGGAGTAAAAGGCGGCTACACCCATGGTGCCACTGATGAATTTGGGTTTAATATAACCGAGAATCCGGTACACGTCCACGATCTCAACGCTACCTTACTCCATATACTGGGTTTCGATCACGAGAAACTGACCTACCGTTTCCAGGGCCGCGATTTCAGACTGACCGATGTGCACGGAAACGTCGTGCACGATATTCTAGCCTAA
- a CDS encoding response regulator: protein MATLQEQLSSFNQAMAQCPSAIVISDLDGNIQYVNSRFCEVTGYSSNDVVGRNPRLLKSGNMDPAIYSDLWETISSGRVWRGELENRKKDGQLFWELVSISPIKDAEGNLLRYFGVKEDITEAKVKGDEAKLARMEAEIADAADQAKSVFLKVISEEMKNPLNRILGFTNLVSQSQVTNDQLKHLNQIGRAGLDLMNLIDRVLDFTRAETGTMEFESSPFKPVEVLDNVLKHFEQLAAEKNILIHREISESIPDYLIGDEKRFRDVIAPLLENAVKFTYDGSITFKFSADFNNTANLWELKGEVCDSGPGIPGKRLDALFKPFTQLEPGNGNGPGLGLSLCQRLCLLQGGTLSATSVLGKGTSFSFNLKLKPMEIDHSSVQLAQGPEGVQFAESFPIEILIAEDNRINRRLLETLMERLGYQAAFALDGLGVMAQVKKQPYDLILMDLQMPNMSGLEAAQRIRSGEAGDKVKDARIVAITAFTSDENLQASREIGMNAFLPKPFDISKIKLEIIHAYEGKMARREAVS from the coding sequence GTGGCTACGTTGCAGGAGCAACTTTCATCCTTCAATCAGGCGATGGCTCAATGTCCCAGCGCCATCGTTATTTCTGATCTCGATGGAAATATTCAATATGTGAACTCTCGTTTTTGTGAAGTCACGGGATATTCTTCGAATGACGTGGTTGGTCGGAATCCCCGTCTCTTAAAATCTGGAAATATGGATCCGGCCATTTACTCAGATCTTTGGGAAACCATTTCAAGTGGTCGTGTTTGGCGTGGTGAATTAGAAAATCGGAAAAAAGACGGACAGTTATTCTGGGAGTTGGTCTCCATCTCACCGATCAAGGATGCTGAAGGAAATCTGTTAAGGTATTTTGGGGTAAAAGAAGATATCACCGAGGCTAAGGTCAAAGGGGATGAAGCCAAGCTTGCACGTATGGAAGCAGAAATTGCTGACGCGGCTGATCAGGCGAAATCTGTTTTCTTAAAAGTGATTAGCGAGGAAATGAAAAACCCGCTTAATCGGATATTGGGTTTTACAAACCTGGTTTCTCAGAGCCAGGTGACAAACGATCAGCTTAAACATCTGAATCAAATTGGACGTGCCGGGTTGGATCTGATGAATCTTATTGATCGCGTGTTGGACTTTACACGAGCAGAGACTGGGACAATGGAGTTTGAGTCGTCACCGTTTAAACCGGTTGAGGTTCTGGATAATGTTCTGAAACACTTTGAGCAATTAGCGGCAGAAAAAAATATTTTGATCCATCGCGAGATTTCAGAATCGATCCCAGACTATCTGATTGGCGATGAGAAGCGTTTTAGAGATGTGATCGCACCTCTATTGGAGAATGCGGTGAAGTTTACCTATGATGGATCTATAACTTTTAAGTTTTCAGCTGATTTCAACAATACCGCAAATCTTTGGGAATTAAAGGGGGAAGTTTGCGATTCGGGACCAGGCATTCCCGGTAAAAGACTGGATGCTCTTTTCAAGCCTTTTACACAATTGGAGCCCGGGAATGGCAATGGGCCAGGACTGGGGCTGTCTCTTTGCCAGAGACTATGCCTGCTTCAAGGAGGGACGTTGAGCGCAACGAGCGTATTGGGAAAAGGAACTTCTTTCTCATTTAACTTGAAACTCAAGCCGATGGAAATCGACCACTCTTCAGTACAATTGGCTCAAGGTCCGGAAGGTGTCCAGTTTGCCGAATCCTTTCCCATTGAAATTCTGATTGCTGAAGATAACCGCATCAATCGGCGTCTATTGGAAACATTGATGGAGCGTTTAGGTTACCAAGCCGCTTTTGCTTTGGATGGATTGGGAGTGATGGCTCAGGTTAAGAAACAACCTTACGATTTAATTCTTATGGATTTGCAAATGCCAAACATGAGTGGTCTTGAGGCGGCTCAACGGATTCGCTCGGGTGAAGCAGGCGATAAAGTTAAAGACGCCCGGATAGTTGCTATTACCGCTTTTACTTCCGATGAAAACTTACAGGCTTCCCGGGAGATCGGTATGAATGCATTTTTACCGAAGCCTTTTGATATTTCCAAAATTAAATTGGAGATTATCCATGCCTATGAGGGCAAGATGGCTCGACGGGAAGCTGTGTCCTAA